In Nicotiana tabacum cultivar K326 chromosome 17, ASM71507v2, whole genome shotgun sequence, one DNA window encodes the following:
- the LOC107817367 gene encoding tubby-like F-box protein 5: protein MSFKSFVRELREMKDGIGNISRRGAERKQHWSNRTRAHIVPDVALSDPIEQGQWANLPPELLLDIIRRVEESEASWPARSVIVFCASVCKSWREITKEIVKTPEECGRLTFPISLKQPGPRESPIQCFIKRDRANSVYRLYFGMTPSEDERDKLLLAAKKIRRATSTDFVISLVADDFSRASNTYAGKLRSNFLGTKFSIYDSQPPSDAAIQRHGRLSRRFHAKQVSPRVPACNYKVATISYELNVLRTRGPRRMHCPMHSIPLSSIQEGGSAPTPTSFPQSFDEKTFSAPLSKAKESAIDINSSGFSRSAVTVTSQELLVLKNKAPRWHEQLQCWCLNFKGRVTVASVKNFQLVAAVDPSHNIPVAEQEKVILQFGKIGKDIFTMDYRYPLSAFQAFAICLSSFDTKPACE from the exons ATGTCATTCAAGAGCTTTGTTCGTGAGTTGAGGGAGATGAAAGATGGGATAGGGAATATATCAAGGAGGGGAGCAGAAAGAAAGCAGCATTGGAGCAACAGAACCCGGGCACATATTGTCCCTGATGTGGCCCTCTCTGATCCCATTGAACAAGGGCAATGGGCAAATTTACCACCAGAACTTCTTTTGGATATCATCCGCAGGGTTGAAGAGAGTGAGGCATCATGGCCTGCTCGTTCTGTGATTGTCTTTTGCGCATCTGTTTGCAAATCATGGAGGGAAATTACCAAGGAGATTGTTAAGACCCCTGAGGAATGTGGTAGGCTTACCTTTCCCATTTCACTGAAGCAG CCGGGTCCCCGTGAATCCCCAATCCAGTGTTTTATCAAACGGGACAGAGCTAATTCAGTTTATCGCCTCTACTTTGGCATGACTCCAT CTGAGGATGAGAGGGATAAACTATTATTGGCTGCCAAAAAGATCAGAAGGGCAACAAGCACAGACTTTGTAATTTCATTGGTTGCAGATGATTTTTCTCGGGCTAGCAATACATATGCTGGCAAACTGAG GTCTAACTTTCTTGGAACCAAGTTCTCCATATATGATAGCCAACCTCCAAGTGATGCAGCTATTCAACGACATGGTCGACTTAGTCGGAGATTTCATGCGAAGCAAGTTTCTCCGAGAGTACCTGCGTGCAACTACAAAGTAGCTACCATCTCCTATGAACTCAATGTTCTTCGTACAAGAGGGCCTAGGAGAATGCATTGTCCCATGCACTCCATCCCTCTCTCTTCAATCCAGGAGGGAGGCAGTGCTCCAACACCTACATCATTCCCACAATCGTTTGACGAGAAGACATTTTCTGCACCACTCTCAAAAGCAAAGGAGTCAGCTATAGATATCAACTCCTCTGGCTTTTCAAGGTCAGCAGTGACAGTGACTTCTCAAGAGCTGCTTGTGCTAAAAAACAAGGCTCCTAGATGGCATGAGCAATTGCAATGCTGGTGCTTAAATTTTAAAGGCCGTGTTACAGTGGCTTCTGTAAAAAACTTTCAGCTAGTGGCAGCAGTTGATCCTTCTCACAATATACCAGTAGCAGAACAAGAGAAAGTAATTCTACAGTTCGGAAAAATTGGAAAAGACATCTTCACAATGGACTACCGCTACCCACTTTCTGCTTTCCAAGCTTTTGCGATCTGCTTGAGCAGCTTTGACACGAAACCAGCCTGTGAATGA